A window of Watersipora subatra chromosome 10, tzWatSuba1.1, whole genome shotgun sequence genomic DNA:
gctaggattgtgctagtctatgttaatatacaagtgagcagcgaatataaatgaatatataataataaaacgtgagtaagataaaagatactgaagatacaataaaacaaagctaggattgtgctagaccctgttgatgtacaagtgagcaatgattttaaatgtatatataataaaatgtgagtaagataaaagctactgaagatacaataaacaaagttaggattgtgctaggccatgttaatatacaagtgagcagtgattataaatgtatatataataataaaatgtgagtaagataaaatctactaaagatacaataagcaaaactaggattgtgctaggccatgctgatatacaagtgagcaatgattataaatgtatatataataataaaatgtgagtaagataaaagctactgaagatacaatcaaagctaggattgtactagtccatgatgatatacaagggagcagtgattataaatatatataataataaaatgtgagtaagataaaagctactgaagatacaataaacaaaaactaggattgtactaatctatgttggtgtacaagtgagcaatgattataaatgtatatataataataaaatgtgagtaagataaaagctactgaagatacaataaacaaagctaggactgtgctagtccatgttaatatacaagtgagcagtgattataattatatataataataaaatgtattattatatatactcacattactcactctcattttattattatatatatatttataatcactgctcacttgtatattaacatggactagtacagtcctagctttgtttattgtatattcagtagcttttatcttactctcattttattattatatatatacatttataatcattgcccacttgtacatcaacatagactagtacaattctgctttgattattgtatcttcagtagcttttatcttactcacgatttattatatatatatatttataatcactgctcccttgtatatcaacatggactagcacaatcctagctttgtttattgtatcttcagtagcttttatcttactcacattttattattatatatacatttataatcactgctcacttgtatattaactctttcgctaccacgttaattgttgaccaaacgattattctgcccaagttaattcaaacggattttctaaaaaatccgatataccgttagtatttaagcaatatctcaaaaaatgaaaacatatatcgttttacttttaaatgtatcttattcagaacaaaattctccacaagataggtgtaaaattgtttagcaactcttactctcacaaaattcctgacgcttttctttgcgttgaacaaactcggtgtgtttcttattgtcatgacgataacggtctggttttaccgtttttgaaaaaataattagaaatggaattgttgaaccaaaaatttagttgcacgtcattggcaacaaggttgtttcattggaaacaattatttcaacaacatgtggagattactgtcttctctttgcaatattttggagcagaggatgttcaatagaagattttctaacagttatgctaaaaatttctgaaacagatacacgagatcatgtagttcgaaaaactatactagatagatatgattggaatgaaaaaaaaaaattagtaaaagtcttaataacgaagaaaatgaaggtgttgacaatgtacatattcaaggaacttcccaaattgttaaattactagaagatctgacataaattttttttttctatattttacaattgaatatacatatatactttatatcgaaataaagttggtaacaaatacaaccgaatattatttactttttgatataagttttatatattgatatactcacactgagttggagctatcctcaaaataatccacatattaatccatgtatgcccctttactagttcatcatcttcatctatttactggtcgagaaactgttatggaatggttaagccaaaccaaacaggagaattccataggtaaacctaggaaaacaatcaagtcgaatgccaaggcgcttgtccacacaacagcccctgaaaacagcgacactcaacgaacttaatcgcgagtagccggctaacagaattctagctgaagcatacaagccttatggtatcaacactcgatcgacccaaattctcaaatataagtaggtatcaagagatggttaatgaggcagaatattccatcagattatgcaacgcttatatagtgaattgaagaatgatgggtgtgtccaaaggaattaatgaagcgaaaatagtaaacagattttcgcgaaattgaatttcgcgaaagtgaatttcgcgaaattacacattatatatattatatagtcaactttcgcgaaagtgaatttcgcgaaagtgaatttcgcgaaattggatttcgcgaaattacacatatatattatatagtcaactttcgcgaaattgaatttcgcgaaagtgaatttcgcgaaattggatttcgcgaaattacacatatatattatatagtcaactttcgcgaaattggatttcgcgaaattggatttcgcgaaattacacatatatattatatagtcacctttcgcgaaattgaatttcgcgaaagtgaatttcgcgaaaactgtttagctgattttacaatttcgtgaacataaattacacaaatttaatgaactataacattgcttctacttactatataagcaacgagaaagaataagtttttcatctcattttatttataatagtttacaatgtgtgctcgagacaaaaacgtggatagactcctaactcagacaaattgcatcgacacgtgtgtggagatatggggctactgcccttggggtagagaggtagatcctgaaaaacagaaggcttttcgaaacaagatcaagcttcaaaagaaagtaagtattacattataatattttactaaattatatttttgattaaccctttcactgccgtagacgcattaatgcgactttcccagccattgcgtagttacctcattttattattcgttgacagcataacccacggtctttcagacttttatgaaattgacagtgttgtctgaagatttgtctataaaattaacctaaagtaacgaatcaatttcaaacttttgttagagaacttctaattttataacgaacattttttgtgtgagttcattaattaccgcgcgcgagtcagaaaacaggtaattagtaatgttgatggcattatagccatttcagattcagattttcgtgattatacagatagttaaagcagcagcactgtctctgagagtagtgaaagtaataattttgtgagagtaagaaacacggaagatcgttttagcttcgcatcgatcatagcatcacacagctttatcatcgcacaaagtatagattcgttgaatttttgcatagcaatgatggctacaatgttagcaaattaaaatatgtaacaaaattgttctgaatagagattgaaattggaaaaaatactgtttacataccatgaagcaatatcggcaattttcggtaaaatggctggtaCTTGGCAaatacccaaatttgtacatgctcggcagtgaaagggttaaaggaaacttgagaatataaactacatattaaatatatttcgaattatagggtttgcttaaatgaaacaattaaattatacaaagtaatttggaaattattgtagaaatcattggtCATGCAGCAGCAAAGAGAGGAGTTCTTTCGTAACTTCGATGTtacattgactttaaaagtaagtattacattatatttatttcgtctaatatcgttgtataatgataaaacatgtaactaaagatcaaatacattcaacaaaattcactccaattggtatgtaggaatgttaaaatgagtatcaatctgtgaaaacagtaattaatattttgtataactccactttaaaacaaaaggagttggaattgaaattcaaagtaagacctgactgtgttttaatttgtctgcATGTTCTACTCTGACTATAATCAATGCAATTGTAGGATCCTGGGCATCACCGAACTAAATATAGTCCTTTTCGGAGAAGGCTTTAtgaatttgaatcttcagtaagtagtacattatatttatttctttattttaactgaatatcctcctctgtctgtgtgtcctagtctgactatgtgatgtaacatatttgtttttcttattgtctgtatgtcctactctagctgattgcatatcctattctgtttgcattacatcttgcatatcattctatgattcgatgactaatgcaattgaaatttacaatttaagttggagtccattgtgaatgtagagtctactatctcagcaaggttatagtaatccatcctgactgtaatcattgcaattgcaggctcccgtatctcaacaggaagattccattcagaaaaaggatggatcttcttcttcttcagtaagtattacattatatttgatttttagtttgaatgaatgatctaatctgattgtatgtcttacttttactatatctcactaaaaataatgtatgttttgattgtagacagttcattctcattcgacaatgaaagaagaagaagaaaattgggattgaatgaaattcaagaaagatgtattccaaaactttcctttttaaaacgaatgacagaatgattttgaattttttgtaacatttatagtttatattttataataaaaacttatctctcattcaaccaaatatataacaatctccggaaaatcaacccctcggtgtcccagatattaaccccctcactcatccgctaggtaatctctcgctctcctcgataatccgcgagatccactccggaaaaccatccagccctcgatgtcccagatattcacccccactattccaccgataatcggcgacgattcgcccgactaatccgcgacgattcccccgactaatcccgcgataatccgcgttcaatcggatgactcatcccccgctaatccgatgactcatccacagataatccgccgattacgccaggagcggatccgtaacccctcgaattcaaccccctactctacaccacaatttccccccaaaccccaacatctcattcaactccacacgattcaatctacacccctagccaatttaattcacaaccccctttttctatccccccgctggatccgtcacttttatgtgtagatctgctctctatatactactattGCTATTCATATGCCAACTTAccaaataattgaaacatattgTGCAGGATTTCAAAAAGGCTTATTCGTTAGTTATTTTTACCAAGTTTATGAACTTGCTCACTGACAAAATTCTTGAAAAGGCTTATTTATGATCGAGTCTCATTAGACAGCTATAAGTTTCTGATTTGCAACCGCTCATTAAAAACACCCGTGTACAGGAAAACATAAAGCTTTGATAATCTTTAATTAATCATTGATTATAATGTACACCGCGTTATAAATAAAGGTttctttgcaacaaaatttacattacagttgtttggtatcaaaaggttgaccatgtcttactccgctgtgttgtaggtgcaaaatatgtgaaaatgttattaaaagcttttaaaagctcaaaagggaatagttaatcacagccatcatgaaaacgtcGTAGATTGGGatatctttatttcaatgacgtaaTCTAATGGTTTGGTTATTGATTTTGTTTTGGTTATTGGaaattttttgcaagtaaacctttaagaatgcatatttctatatttttacattcgcacaaatatattgattattctacTTTTTTGTAGACGACTACCTTGTCTTCACCTTTTCCATCGTGACTGCGTCGATCGGTGGCTTAATTCTAACAAGCGGTGTCCGATGTGTCGCGTTGATATTGAGGCGACTATACCAGAGGGAACTGGGATTCCTACTTAGTACACTTGTCAGTTCTAACGTGTTGAGTTAACATTGAGGCAACTATACTAGAGGCAGCTGGAATTTCTACTTAGTACACTGGTCAATTCTGATGTGCCGTGTTGATACTGAGACGACTACAAAAGAGGAAGCAAGGGTCTCTGGTTAATACCTCGAGTACTGTTCATGAcggtttttaaataacaaaaacttgATATGTCTTATctcagtttttatatatattgatataatattattttattaaagtgtaTTTGAAATATAGTGACTTTTTTGTGGTTGGTTGTTTTTCAACTAGTACTAGATGCACACTTTGTATTAAGGTGCAATGATAAATGTATTTCTACGGGCTTCCATTTTCTCCtatcattttccatttttaaaattgtaaagtTTGATTGTGTGTAATAAGTTTTATCACAGTTACAGTGTTAGAAAAAACAGCATTGCAGCAATATcttgtaattttaatttatactgttatatacATAGCATACTTTTTAGGACTTTGTGTTGTAAAATATAGACAGTACTTGTATAATCAAACAAACATTAGATATACCCTAATGAGAGATTCTAGAATCATCAGGTATGAGAAGAATTATTTGATAAATATGGCAGTTTCAGAATTTTCATAATTATAAAGTTGTTTTCAAAAAACCTATAACTTGCGATTTTAAGCAGAAAAGGTCCCACACTGGAATGATTAGAAGCTTTCGTCGCATCGTTGTCACCCGCTTCCATTACACACATAAGTTAGCCTCTGAGCACAGTTGTAGTTTAGTTCTTGAACCTAGTCATTCAGGGCGTGGTTTATCCACCCTCACACACTTAGaagcaaaatttcaaaaattattgaaacagtCGTTCACAGATGCACAGAAAGTTTGTAGTCAGTTTTGTTGACTAAAGGAGACGTTTTGACAAACTTTGTTGAAAATGATATGTTAAAAGTTTGCACTTGTCTAAAGTTCATCCCACCAACATATTATCACTTATTGACTTGAAGCACCTCTATAAACTCTAGATTGGTTTGACACAGAAGGTAACACCATGGGCCATAACAAAAAATATGGCAACAAGATTCTTGATAAAGGTTTCAGTATGAAGAAACATTAAGAAGTCCATCAGTGAATATCAAATCATGATAAATGTAgcatgaaaactaaaaaaacattCAGTAAGACACTTCTACTGCCAATAATCGTTGTAACTTGTGTTTGAAGGAGAAGCTTGATATACAAGCTTTAGAGATCAAGCTTGAGCTCTATGTAGCACAAGTACTTTGAACAACTAGAAGGTTCTTTTATTATAACCAGTAAGGAAGATGCACCGAAGTAACGTAGTTTATTAAATCGCACTGAATTATCTGGTCAAAGTAATTTACTTTCCGGTATATTCCAAaaacttcattaaaaaattattactattgttatttaaACATGATTGATGACTTGCAAGACTGCTGTCATTTGGCTTTTACTTAACTAATctcaaacaaaaacaattacCAGTGAATTATGCAATTATGAAAGATGTCACAAATGAAAATGTGAAATTCGCTGTCATGTTTGACTATTTATTAAGGATTATCTTATAATTGTTAGCGGACAACTTTTGATATTGTTTCAATGTTGAATTGATATtaaattgtcatgtaaaaatgcCTTTTCCTACATTTTCATCATAATTACTGCAACTTATGATGAGCAATTGCTTCATATTTGTACAAACCATTAATCAAGGGAAGGTTTCATTCAAGGAGCCAACCATACAGCATCAGTTTGAAAATCTCATAACTGTTCATGTCATTCCTCTCATTTACCAAGTATCAGTTTTACTTCTCTAAACTCTCACCATGCCACTAgaatactttattatatttcaGGAAACCCACAGATTTTAGAAGCACTCAATCCAATTCTATAGAGCAGCAGTGCTATCTGGTCATCTGGTCTTTAAATGTAGTCCATATTCAAACCAGCAGTGAAAGATGATGACAAGGCAAATAAATGAAGTTTGAATTTCTGATTTATACAAAAcctgaataaaataataatgagcTAACTTTTCTCAGATATTATTCTACATGTAAAGCTTGTTCAGTGTTAAGAAGTTATGTTGTTTcttctctattttattatactgTAAACAATATGCTGCGCTATAATATATAACTCTTTTTAGATGATTTGCCTCGACTGGTTTTTCCATGGTAGTTGTGTTTTCCACCGACCTATTATTCAGTTTCAGAAATTAtccaatatatttttaaaaaggttgtTATATACAgacaaaatttgaataaaagtaAAGCGAAATATATAAGGACTTGTTAGCAATCAGCCAAAATACAATACAAACAGAGGATTCTTGTTCAACTTGGAAATGACCCTGAAAAACGACAGTTTCTATTAGTCCAGGACAGCTctaactttttatcactattgGCGCTCTCTAGATATTGGTTCTTCATCTCTCCATTGTACTTATAAAGTATGCTAGTACTTTTCCTTTAGTGTTCTGGTTCAACTTAACAACATaacttgttttcttttgtttctttTCATGAGAAGGTTCCACAAGTACTCATTGTTGATGTCTCCTAGTCTGCTTTCCATCATTTAACTATTTCTGCTCCTGCTTCACACCATCTTTCCTCTCATTGCAATGTTTCAGATTTACATTCCTTATTTTAATTCGCCTCTCTTTACCTGGCTCTTTAGCACACTTGTGGTCATCTTTTGTGGTGGTTCAATACCTGTTGTTGCCGTGCTTTGATGTGTGTTTTATCATCAGCTTAGATATGATTAGCTGAAGGTTATTAAGGAATTATGCCCTCTTGTACACGGGTGTTCTTTAATGACCAGAGTCAAATGGTGACTTGTCTTTGGTTATTAAAGAGACAGATCACCATTTGTCTCTTTAATAACCATTGTGATAACTCATAGCTGTCCAATGAGATGCTATCAACAGAAGGACTTTTAAGACTTGGCAGTGGCACGAATTTGGTCACTGCCAGCGACCAGTCCAATAACTTAGTGAAAACTATTATGAAAAAATCACTTTCATTAATTCTGCGTAATATATTTTCATAAGTTGGTATGCTGGCACTTGAGTAATGACACAGACAAACTAAAAATCTAGAGCAAGGAGAAGAACCTTTTTTAATAGGCAGTGCAGTGCCATGTGCTTGATTAAGGCTTTAGCAAAATTTTATGTGAAATGgctaaatatttgctataaaatcAACTACAgccatacttcgacttacgagcttgatgcgttccgagactgagcttgtATTTCAATTTACTCGCAAGTtgttgcaatttatttatatatagaacaattaaatacatattgattggtttccatactctaaagaaatgcaaataaaacactcaaaacaggatattgtaacagaaagaacatgttggttggctattgtcctaacttaccacatactttcaaaaagcaacaaataaaaaataatgcaaggaaatgtgattaattaaaatgtaaaaccaAATACATACAGCAgcggctaacgctagcatttgccagggagggagatataactgttatcattcattacaacagttgaatttaATAAATCTAGATTTTATCAGTCTTAAAAAAACAAACtaagaagcaaacctaaaagcaaactttcatttttaacttaacgtaattaaaatttctttggcgttcatagtttgaagtttctcgctggttagctaatttttcctttgtttcgctttcacgactagccggccgttttaagataatcttatctaaggacgtttgtctttgtcgccctttcaacctGTTGCGATTagacgaacactggtgtcgtcacaaaggaaTAATGTATGACCattagccaacttgtccgacagtctatttttatagttttgatagatagcaccggccttttaaCATAGGCCTTTTCGCCACCGGCCTTTTTGCGTTTATTGAAAaagcttaaaagctggctcgtatctcaagtttctcgtatgttggagcactcgtaagttgaaggtCACTGTACTGCTACCGATATAATTGTGGGTCATCTGCAAacacaaccaaatattttaattacttGTTGCTAGGATTTTTAAAggatgacttgcaacaaaattcacatcacagttatttggttagTTAATATGATCTAGTTTCCTGTTTGTATACATCAATCAGACTTCAAGGTGATAAATAGTGACATATTTGTAAGCTACTGTTGTGATAGAAGTCTGTAACTTACCG
This region includes:
- the LOC137406382 gene encoding uncharacterized protein; protein product: MCARDKNVDRLLTQTNCIDTCVEIWGYCPWGREVDPEKQKAFRNKIKLQKKKSLVMQQQREEFFRNFDVTLTLKDPGHHRTKYSPFRRRLYEFESSAPVSQQEDSIQKKDGSSSSSTVHSHSTMKEEEENWD